The Gossypium hirsutum isolate 1008001.06 chromosome D03, Gossypium_hirsutum_v2.1, whole genome shotgun sequence genomic interval TTATTGTAATTTTGATAGTTGAAATATGAGTGTTTAGGATTTAAAGTTTAGGTAAAATGATAGAAGGGATAAGTCAATATGTTTAGAGTCGGAGGGTGCCTTACCTTtcccaaaatttaaagaaattaagtttttaaaatttttaattaaaccctTCACATTTTTCGAAAATTCTCATTAgtcttcttaaaatttttaaaaaattcaattaaaactccaatttttttaattaattaaacccaatatttttgtaaaatcttTTAAAGCtcctatttaaaaaataaataaattaattagactcctgaaactttttaaaattttaaataaacccAAAACACTTAATGACAGTTTTTGCTACTAAGCAACTCTTATCATTCTTTTGAGACTATACTCGTCTTCTTATGATAAAAACTTGTGCAAAGAAGAATTGTATTGCACGCGATCCCCAATATACAAGGTTGTACTATTTGTTAACATGCACAAGttataagaaaaagaagaaaatttcaaaaaaattggcATGTTTTCATCGAATTAAttagtgattttaaaaaataaatattgagtaTTGTACTCTCAAAGGATTTAAACCTTAAAAACGACGTCGTTAAAAAAGATGCGATAAAATGATCTTAATACATATAATAGTTactaaaattatcatttaaaatttttttattaaaaatattccaaGCATAACTTCCCCCATCAACCAACTTATCAACTTACCATCAGAGTGGGGCCATGAATCTCCTTATTTATACCAATGGCATTGCCACACTCTTCCACACACACAAATCTACTCTCAAAACCCTTCAAACTTCTTAGGTCCCAATCTGCAATTAAACCCTTTAGTATATGGTACTATCTATGCCTTCCCTTTTATGTCTTCCCTTTATGGCTCCAGTTTTCTCTTCGTTTCTTGCTTTAACTCTCATTATTCCATTAAGCAATGCTCAAGGTCCACCTTCCCCTGGATTCTCCCCAAGCTCCAGGGTGAGCACCGTGGCCTTTAATACAGGGTTTCGAAACCTCTGGGGTCCTCAGCACCAAAAACTAGACCAGGGCTCATTAACAATCTGGCTCGATAAAAGCTCAGGTTCAATTCCTGCACCACCGCATCCCTTTTTTTGCtctaattatggttttagtccctttacctctactttttttaaaattagtccCGCTAAATGCTGCCGGGACTAAACTATGTTAACAGCAAAAGTTTACAATGTTATCGGTTTAGAACTACTAATAACATTATACAAAGTAGAGGAGCCAAATTATGCCAAATCAAGATAGAGAAACtaaaatttttccataattaGGATTTTTTTCATGTGcttaatttttgtatattcatGGTGAAACACAGGGAGTGGTTTCAAGTCACTTCGTCCGTACCATTCTGGTTACTTTGGTGCTGCAATGAAACTCCAACCTGGTTATACAGCAGGAGTGATTACATCTTTCTATGTAAGAAccttaaaacacacacacacaaaccATTGgggtaatgaaaaaaaaaacgtCTGATTTTTTATGTTCTGCACTTTAACAGCTTTCAAACAATGAAGAACACCCCGGAGACCATGACGAAATCGACATCGAGTTCCTTGGAACAACGCCGGATAAACCCTACACATTGCAGACCAATGTGTACATTAGAGGAAGCGGGGATGGGAACATAAATATTGGAAGGGAAATGAAGTTTCATCTATGGTTTGACCCTACAAAAGATTACCATAACTATGCTATACTGTGGAACCCTAGTGAAATCATGCAAGTATCCTATCACCATttccttcaatttcttttatCATATTTTGATTTTGGTCCCTCTACTTTTATAAAATCGTTAGTTAATCCAAACAGGTGATATGGTTGACGTGGATTTTCTAATGTCAAATTAACCACAACATTTAACCGCTAACTAACTAACAATGTTTATAAAGTAGAGtgattaaattatgtcaaattaaggactaaattctaaatttgagtgTATCAAAGGGACcaaaaatgtaattaaacttccccttttttcatgtttttatgattttaaattcaACAGATTTTTCGTAGATGATGTGCCGATCAGAAGGTACCCAAGGAAGAGCGACGCCACATTCCCAACGAGACCAATGTGGGTGTACGGATCAATATGGGATGCGTCATCTTGGGCTACCGAGAATGGTAGGTACAAGGCTGATTATAACTACCAACCCTTTGTAGGCCGGTACACGAATTTCAAAGTAAGCGCCTGCACCGCCAACAGTCCCGCCCCTTGCCGCCCGCCTTCTGCCTCTCCGTACGGGTCCAGCAGCCTTAGCCCACAGCAAGCTTTGGCCATGAATTGGGTCAAAAACAACTATTTGGTGTATGACTATTGCCATGATCCTAAGAGGGATCACACTCAGATACCCGAGTGCTAATTAAATGTGAGTCATTTAAAACTTTACAAAAAGGAAAATGTAACAATTGTTGATCAAAAGGGGGTTTCTTGAGATGGGCCCTTGAAGAGTGGTTAAGCGTCCAAAACCCTCTAAGATTTGCATCttttatttctattgttttgttGCTTTTAAGTGTTTTGCTTTGTTGTTTTCTTTGGAATAATTTATTACAagagttattttttaataaaaaagggtTAATTGTATCAAATATCTCTAAACTATGGGTCAAAAGTTAAATTAGCCTTTAAATTTCAACTCAAACGAAGGTAACATTCTAATTGGGTTCTTTCATCAATCTAGTTATTAGTTTTGGCATTAAATGCTATCTTGTAGGTCAAAAAGCTGGCTTTTAACATCAAAGGTGACTGCTAGATAAATGATACTTTTTAAGgatacaattaaaatattttaaaatttagagatcaatttaaaatttgatttattgttttaaagacatttgattaATTAACCTTATAAAGAAAGATAAGTACATAAGAATTACTTTGAGTTTGGGATATCAAGAAAACAAACTGCCACACAAATTAATTCAATTGGATGAATATTTGTTAGCACCCTAACAATCATCAAGATTTGAGTCTTATTAAAGATGGGTTTTGATGGGCAGTGTGCTTACTTGCGGTTAATGTAAAAATTGTAGTGGagatgagattagatactgtaatgtgatacaaaaagtaagctaaatgcaccgcacccaattgcccatccaaactcactctAATAATCTCATTTGATCAGTgatctatatattttaaattcacCTTTCTATAATATTGATGATATGTTCTAATTAGGGTTgagcaagaaaataaaaaatcaattcaaactgAGATGTTTGGACAGTTTATGGAATGTAAGTTTAAAAATCGAGATTACTcgaaactaaattgaattttattttttatttaacatataattgattttaataatttataatatttaaaatagtggaaataatttaaaaaatcttgaaaaagtattttttttataaatagtaataaaaaagactttgaaattttgtaaaataatattcaaaagccATAAAACATAATTTAGTTGGTCAAAATAAGTCTAAacattcaaaacaaaaaattaatataaaaaatcgaAGAATGAACCGAATTATAATGAATGATTCAAATATCTGACCGAACCAAACCAATATCACTCATAATATCAACACAAATGACCTTCTCTCACCTgaatttttttggtgaaaaaaacCTAGCAAAACTAAATAACCATAAAAATACTATAACTACCTACTTATCTTACTAATTGCTCAAACTCCACATATGGTTCTTTGGACGGATCCCACTTATTAAGAACATTGTACTGCTTTGCTCAGCATACTGATATATTAATGGTTTCTGTTAAACTTTATGATAAGCCTTGGAACATAAATAAATTCCTATTCTTCCATAGATCATACTATCAAACAAAATAGAGTAACCCATGGAGCCCTAACTCTTGGTAATCactcataattttttaaatttgtcccAACCCAATATAAGATACTTTTTAAAACAtctaatttaaagaaaaaaaaaagaaaaagaaaagggcttTGAATTAATGATTGTATTGTATTTACTTTGCCACTATTAAAGAAAAGGGTTTCATATATGAACTGAAACCTCGATGGTCTCTCTTGACCATGGCATGCGAAGACCATGTGATGTTTGGATTGAATTTTGGACCACAAAAAAGATTTGGTTTTGGGTGCCTTAACTTCACGTGGCTGTATATTTGTGCAAGCTATATCTTGTAATGTTTTGGTTCCTAGGCAGGCAGGCAGGTAGGCATGGCCGCCACTATGTTTATAAATGTCGTACTTTATCTCTCCTCTGACAATTTTACTTATCCCGAatgatttaaattcaaaatattttatcaatttaaattatttattttatcttaaagTTATCAATTCtgatttaacttaattaaaattaaaattccatttagtttaatttgattatcaaaaattaattgttgacactattttttgataaaacagggtcgacttggattttgaaaaataaaaataggagtcgccaccaatattttttgatgaggtgtgatcgggctACCTcgaaaaatggttattttaataaacaatttggtTTTATCAAAACAGCGTTTTTGGTCTACaatattcagaaaaacgggtccaggagtcggttacgtacgaggaaggattagtaccctcgtaacgcccaaaattggtacctagttgattaattaatgtcttagtgtcgaagattgaaaactttaaagagatttaaaatacgatcatttatcaaaattttgaaaaatttagggAGAGAAGCACATTTTCatgttaatcgagaaaaagaatcatgtcccgtaagttaagACACAATATCTAAAATTCTCGATACGAGAATGAATGccgaaaaattttatttattttgaaagagtTAGAATACAATCTTTTGTTAATTCCCGAAATAGTAAAGACTTGTTTAAAAAGATTCGtatatttagatttatcgagaaaatcgaaaccccgtaagttaaggTACGACTTTCTTGAGTTTCTAAATACAGAatgctttattttaaaaattttcttttttttttaatttgagtaAGAATTAATGAAGTATATAAAGATAATATTCATGTAATTTTTATTGTGTTGAAGGAGAAATTGTTCAAAACAAGAAAGTGTCGTACACGATTAATAACGACAATACAACACATTCAAAATAATTATGACATAATATACATCATCATAAAATACGCATATAACATTAATACTAATAAATCTTAGTGTCAATATACATGGATAATAATAATGCAAGTAATAatgtaacaataacaataatgtaataacaataaacataatactaataaatctaaattttgaaaatatttgaaaataacaaaTAAGTAAATGATAGAATAAGATTGCAATgataatggttaaaataaataaacgaaccaaataaaaaaaatgaaaaaaaataaagttaatgtaattttgaccaaaaaattgaaaataaataaataaataaataacattaaatggaatattaaataaaattgttttgttttctttaaaaaaaataaacaggcCAAGGACCGAATTGAAAATGGACTAAAATTCGGGGTCAGAATCGCAAATAAGTAAAGAAGGTGGCTCGGGGATAAAATGTAACGCGCTTAAGGGATGAGGGACCGAGTGGGCAATATTCCTAGCCCTCAAACGCAGTATTTCAGCTCGGACCAAAATGAAACAATCAGAAAATTATACGGCAAAAATATAAAACAACGAAGACCAGATTGCACTACAGCACAAAAGCGAAGGGCCATTGCGCTCAAATAGCCCCTTTCACCgcaaaaacacgtggatcctgaAGGACAACTGGTCGGGTCACAGGTCAGGGCCAAAACGACCTAATGTCAAAACAGCGTTGTTCTAGTATCattatttaacctaaatttttttctgaaaatgtcATTTTtacaagaaaatttttaaaactttcaaaacttGTTCTCTCCTTCTCCCTCAGAACATTCGGCACTTGGATCCTGGCCTTCGCCGCACTGCCTCAATGGCCGCTGGCCAGAGTCGCGCAAAACGGCTTTTCAGCCCTCTCTTCACGGAGTCTCTGAAGGCTAGGCCTTCTCAACTGTGGGACtgagagaaaaaggaaaagatcTCTCTCCTTGTTCGACTCTGGTGACGGCGAAGATGGGCTCCGACGCCGGCCTTTGAAGCGAAGGTATCTtcccttttcctttttgtttcatttttgttaAGAAGGGTcgtagaaaataaacaaaaaataaaaaaacaataaaataaataaaaaacacaagaacagagaaaaaaaaaaaagaagcactcggttaaccttttttttaagcttttggatctgttttttttattaactagttgtaaaagaagagaaaaatacaGAAGTAGTgtctggcttttatagccaatctgtttctatttttttcctaTTATTTTTGCTGCTTGCATATTCTCCTCTATTTTGCAGGGTTGCTGGAGCAGGTGGGCAGAGGGTAGGTGCGGCGCTGGACATGACGGTGGCGTAAAAGACTGAGGGTCAGAAGACCCTAGGTACGACGCctagggttctttgttttctgctagggttttttcttgttttgggttttgggttgaGGTATTGGGTAGTTAGGCTTTGTTGTAATGGGTTGTTTGGGTTGATTATTGGGTAGGTTTTTAAGTGTGTTTTATTTGTAATGggccccgggcaaaatgggcttgtacaactgcccctctttgctcgttgtcgtgtaacaagaACAGAgtaaagactaagaaagaccaattttgcccggtctcgccgagtcttgacttattctagtgctcatcttcttcaagtagcttcattctcgtccactgtgtcttgttgctttGATCCACTCCACTACACTTCAGAGAGATATGACTTGTAAGTTCAATCTTCTTCGTAGCAACTTTAGGGGGACGAAgtttgtggttttagtctgctccactgcaacgtcagagagataagacttgtatcttcaacctgctccattgtgatttcaaggagataaggtttgatatgataATATCTAATTCGACCTACTGCaccttcagggagataagactcgctATGATAAAATTTAATCCGACCCTCTGCAACTTCAAAGGTATAGGATTCCTCGTTTTAAtccgcttcactgcaacttcagggaaataggattagtggcttcagtctgctccactacaacttcagggaagcAAGACTTGTATGTTCAACcagttccactgcaacttcagggggataagacttatGGCTCCAATAAATTCTGATGCGACCcattctactgcaacttcagagagataaggcccATCATTTTGACCCACTcgactgtaactttagggagatatgACTCATATATCCAacttgccccactgcaacttcagggggataaggttAGTGACTTCACTGATCTGTtttctagggaacatgacctgcagAATCCATTTTATGGACCTGCTTATGCCTAGATGATTAGAatgtcatgatcaaaatgaatcaaacgcTCCTAACTAGATACAcatgaatgatgtttgcatgaatgtagaatgtcatgagaatgatccattttctTAATACTAGGGTTGTCAttgctcattgttcatcaagtTTCTATCATTAATGTATTACCACCTTCTTGTTCAACTGGTATCTTTAAAAAATCCAAAGAAATAatcacaatttagactattcttcttcaaatgtttccaacccttaggtttggttagtccTAAACAATAGTCCTGATTTAGGTCATCGTATTATTTAGAAGTTTTaggagtaatatgcagaactcttttAATGAAAAGTgctattagtccattaatcattatttcaatgaaaaaattgcttgaaaaagattatcataaTGGGTAAGATAAAATTTCGTCGAGAACAAAGCTTGGAATGAATAAGTTAATTAAGATAGGAAATTTTGTTTGAATACAAAATGAGGGTAAATTAAATAAGATGGGGTATTtcgttaaaataaaaaaatagaaataggtgCCCCGGATATCGTAGTatgagcttctctgtacaaactttctaaagaccatcctgagtttgacatgtacttaggagatctacagtattCTGTCGACGCCTCAAGATGTCGCCTACCATTTCCTGTTGATTTaggtataacaagatcaccacatgccccaatttgatcaaaatttgagttgttttgatcacctcatgccccaatctgatcaaaattttaaactgcccattcctgggttttcaattcaaaacccctttggtctcaatgtgccctttgcgggttttcaccttggcctctcctcttttttttctttttcctctctttttttgactcaaagcacCCTTTGTGAGtttttttaggtgaagtacttcttgactgaatccgaattcaAAGGATTAGGTAAGTTCTTGCCATCCATCTTGGTTAAAATCAACGCTCCTCTAGAAAAGactttctttaccacataaggtccttcccaatttggcgtccactttcctctaaagtctttttgtataaggaggattttcttcagtaccaagtctccttcatggaattctctgggacgaacccttttgttataagctcgcatcattctcATTTGGTACATTTAACCATGGCGTATAGCTCATAACttcttttctttaatcaaattcagttgatcatatcgggattgaatCCACTCTGCTTCATCTAGTTTCAGTTCTGATAAAACTCAGAGGCAAAAAATCtctacttcaatgggtaaaactgcctccattccatacaCCAATGAGAATGGTGTTGCCCTGGTAGAGGTTCTAATAGACGTTCGATAGGTAAaaagggcaaatggtaacttctcgtgccaatccttataagtctcagtcatcttctcTACAaacttcttgatatttttattggccgtTTCTACCACGTcattcatttttgggtgatatGGCGATaagttgtggtgtttgatcttgaattgattatAGACCTCTGCTATTGTGCTGTTGTTCAGgttcaatgcattgtcggatATAATATTTTCTGGCAtcccataccgacatatgatcttTTTTTAGGAATCTGATGACTGTTGACTTTGtaacgttggcgtaagaagtagcctctaaccacttagtaaagtagtcaataacGACGAATATGAACTGATGCCTATTTGAAGCTTTTGACGAGatcggcccaataacatccatgccccacatagagaaaggccatggagaggTCATGACATGGAGAGGTGAATGGGGCAcgtgaatcttgtctccataaatttggcacttatggcattttttggcatatttgatgcaatccccttccatggtggaccaataatacccgaatctcatgatttgcctggccattgtgaagccattagcatgtgttccacAAACTTCTTCATGCACCTCTTGCAAGATTTGCTTGGCCTCCACAACGTCTACACATCTTagcagcacctgatcttttcctcttatATACAAGATCTCTCTATCTAAGACATAATCGTTGGCCAACCTTCTCaatgttctttttttattttcaattacttGGCCAAGATACTCGCGATTCTTTACATATCGTAATATGTCTtgataccaaggatgatcatcattttcttcttcatcgtCAATATTGCAACAATGGGCTGAaacctcataaatactcatctggataggcttcacatcctcttgtTTATTCACCTTAATCATAGAGGCTAATGTAGCTAAtgcgtcggccatctgattttTATCCCGTGAGAGATAACAGAAGGTAATGTtgtcaaactcctcaattaatTCCGGGACCAGCtttcaaaaattaatcaacttggaGTCTCTTATCTTCCATTTgcctttgagttgataaattaccaatgcacAATTCCCATACACTTCTAACATTTTGATTTTatgttcaatagctgcacgaattcccatgatgcatgcttcatactccatcatgttatttgtgcaatcaaaatctaatttgcTAGTGAATGGGTAATGATCACCATCGAGAGATACCAAGGCTGCCCCAATCTCATTGCCCACAGCGTTCGAGGCTCCATCAAAATTCAACTTCCAAGGACTGTCCTCTTGAAAGTCTTTTTCTGCAGTTGCAACATACATCAAATCCTCATTCGGGAAATCGAAGTTTAGTGGCTCATAATCTTCCAACGCTCTACTGGCTAAAAAgtcagctattgcactcccttttactgccttctggttcacatagactatatcaaatttaGACAGCAGAATTTGCCATCGGACCATTCTTTCATTCAGAGCAGTCGACTctatcatgtatttcagaggtcCAATTTAGAGATTAACCAGGTTGTATGGTataacatgtattgtctcaatctccgaatTGTCCAAATCAAGGTGCAACATAgcttctcaattggcgaatatctcatcttgcattcagtgaacttcttactgagatagtagatTACTCTTTATTTTcatcctgactcatcatgttggccaagcacgcatcccatggaattttcAAATACTACCAAATACAGTATTAGTGGCTTGTCTCGGCAAGGTGGCATTAGCACtcgggcgttggacaagtaatgtttgatttttttcaaaagttttctgacactcttcatcccatacacttggattgtgtttcttaaggagacgaaatatggggtcacatttctagGTTAACTGTCAAATGAACCGAGCGACATAGTTTAGTCTCCCTAAAAaacctcaaacttctttttgagtacgcaGCGGAGGTAGTTCTTGtacttcttttactttttttagatCAATCTCAATTCCTCTCTCACTGACCACGAACCCCATAAGTTTTCCTGATCTGGCCCCGAATGTGCATTTCGCTGGATTTAGCTTTAGTTGGAATTTTTTTAACCTTATGAACAATTTTCTAAGGACTCGCACATGTTCTTCTTCTGTTCTAGACTTTGCAATCATGTCATCGACATAGACTTccatctctttatgcatcatgtcatggaataaggTTACCATAACCCTCTAATACATCGCCCCTGTATTTTACATCGCCCCTGTATTTTTTAGTCCAAACGACATCACTTTGTAGCAAAATGTCCCCCATATCGTtacgaatgtggtcttttccatgtCTTCAGAATGCATcctaatttggttgtacccggagaaaccatccatgaaagagaacagtgagtaaccGGCTGTGTTGTTCACTAAGGTATCAATATGGGGCAACAAAAAATTATCTTTGAGACTGGCTTTGTTCAGATCtttgtagtccacacacattcgcactttCCCATATTTCTTAGGAACAAGGACTATGTTGGTTACCCATTCTTAATACTTGACCaattgtaagaaaccagcatcaaactgcttcttaacttcttcttttattttcaacaagaTAACAGGTCTCATCCTTCGGAGTTTTTACTGAACTGGTTTACATTCTTTTTTTTATGGGGAGTCGGTGCACCACTATATCAATGTTTAACCCGGGCATGTCTTGATAGGACCATGCAAAGATATCCTTGAATTTTTGGAGCAACTCAATGAGATTTCGCTTTGTCTCTGCCTTAATGCAAGCTCCAATTTTCACTTCTTTTCCCTCCTCTAAACTCACAACTTCCACCGACTCTTTATAAGGTaagatctatttttattgttcttCTACCATTCTTAATAAACCAGGAGATAAGTTATAGCCTtgatcatcttcaaaatcctgagaatctTCTATACCCAGGTCTTACTCAAAAGGGGACTTTGGGTTAGtagcagtgtcgctcatatcGTTAATATTTGGGGACCTGTT includes:
- the LOC107927050 gene encoding xyloglucan endotransglucosylase/hydrolase protein 31 encodes the protein MVLSMPSLLCLPFMAPVFSSFLALTLIIPLSNAQGPPSPGFSPSSRVSTVAFNTGFRNLWGPQHQKLDQGSLTIWLDKSSGSGFKSLRPYHSGYFGAAMKLQPGYTAGVITSFYLSNNEEHPGDHDEIDIEFLGTTPDKPYTLQTNVYIRGSGDGNINIGREMKFHLWFDPTKDYHNYAILWNPSEIIFFVDDVPIRRYPRKSDATFPTRPMWVYGSIWDASSWATENGRYKADYNYQPFVGRYTNFKVSACTANSPAPCRPPSASPYGSSSLSPQQALAMNWVKNNYLVYDYCHDPKRDHTQIPEC